One Equus caballus isolate H_3958 breed thoroughbred chromosome 14, TB-T2T, whole genome shotgun sequence DNA segment encodes these proteins:
- the RMND5B gene encoding E3 ubiquitin-protein transferase RMND5B isoform X9, translating to MEQCASVEREVDKVLQKFLTYGQHCEQSLEELLHHVGQLRAELASAALQGTPLSATLSLVMSQCCRKIKDTVQKLASDHKDIHSSVSRVGKAIDRNFDSEICGVVSDAVWDSREKQQQILQMAIVEHLYQQGMLSVAEELCQESTLNVDLDFKQPFLELNRILEALHEQDLGPALEWAVSHRQRLLELNSSLEFKLHRLHFIRLLAGGPEKQLEALSYARHFQPFARLHQREIQVMMGSLVYLRLGLEKSPYCHLLDNSHWAEICETFTRDACSLLGLSVESPLSVRTLPRVPDRWQCAGLLSACWALGLAAPAPALFCSFASGCVALPVLMNIKAVIEQRQCTGVWSHKDELPVRPSREVWADGTGEDSRRELYSPLCWPPQIEIELGMKCWYHSVFACPILRQQTSDSNPPIKLICGHVISRDALNKLINGGKLKCPYCPMEQNPADGKRIIF from the exons CCCTCCAGGGGACCCCACTCTCAGCCACCCTCTCCCTGGTGATGTCCCAGTGCTGCCGGAAGATCAAAGACACCGTGCAGAAACTGGCTTCGGACCACAAGGACATTCACAGCAGTGTCTCTCGAGTGGGCAAAGCCATTGACAGG AACTTTGACTCTGAGATTTGCGGTGTGGTCTCCGACGCAGTGTGGGACTCgcgggagaagcagcagcagatcCTGCAGATGGCCATCGTGGAGCACCTGTACCAGCAGGGCATGCTCAGCGTCGCTGAGGAGCTGTGCCAG GAATCAACACTGAATGTGGACTTGGATTTCAAGCAGCCTTTCCTGGAGTTGAATCGAATCCTGGAAGCTCTGCATGAACAAGACCTGGGGCCAGCATTAGA ATGGGCCGTCTCCCACAGGCAGCGCCTGCTTGAGCTCAACAGCTCCCTGGAGTTCAAGTTGCACCGACTGCACTTCATCCGCCTCTTGGCAGGTGGTCCTGAGAAGCAGCTGGAAGCCCTCAGCTACGCCCGGCATTTCCAGCCCTTTGCTCGGCTGCACCAGCGGG AGATCCAGGTGATGATGGGCAGTCTGGTGTACCTGCGGCTGGGCTTGGAGAAGTCGCCCTACTGCCACCTCCTGGACAACAGCCATTGGGCCGAGATCTGTGAGACCTTTACCCGGGATGCTTGTTCCCTGCTGGGGCTTTCTGTGGAGTCGCCCCTCAGCGTCAG AACCCTGCCCCGAGTTCCAGACCGATGGCAGTGTGCTGGTCTTCTGTCTGCCTGCTGGGCTCTTGGTCTGGCCGCTCCAGCCCCTGCTTTGTTCTGCAGCTTTGCCTCTGGCTGTGTGGCGCTGCCCGTGCTGATGAACATCAAAGCTGTGATCGAGCAGAGGCAGTGCACTGGGGTCTGGAGTCACAAGGACGAGTTACCGGTGAGGCCTAGCAGGGAGGTGTGGGCAGACGGCACCGGGGAGGACAGCAGGAGAGAACTGTACTCACCCCTCTGCTGGCCTCCCCAGATTGAGATCGAACTAGGGATGAAGTGCTGGTACCACTCAGTGTTTGCGTGCCCCATCCTCCGCCAGCAGACGTCGGATTCTAACCCTCCCATCAAGCTCATCTGTGGTCACGTTATCTCCCGAGATGCACTCAACAAGCTCATTAATGGAGGAAA gcTAAAGTGTCCCTACTGTCCCATGGAGCAGAACCCAGCAGATGGGAAACGCATCATATTCTGA
- the RMND5B gene encoding E3 ubiquitin-protein transferase RMND5B isoform X8, with protein sequence MEQCASVEREVDKVLQKFLTYGQHCEQSLEELLHHVGQLRAELASAALQGTPLSATLSLVMSQCCRKIKDTVQKLASDHKDIHSSVSRVGKAIDRNFDSEICGVVSDAVWDSREKQQQILQMAIVEHLYQQGMLSVAEELCQDCSLPLQESTLNVDLDFKQPFLELNRILEALHEQDLGPALEWAVSHRQRLLELNSSLEFKLHRLHFIRLLAGGPEKQLEALSYARHFQPFARLHQREIQVMMGSLVYLRLGLEKSPYCHLLDNSHWAEICETFTRDACSLLGLSVESPLSVRTLPRVPDRWQCAGLLSACWALGLAAPAPALFCSFASGCVALPVLMNIKAVIEQRQCTGVWSHKDELPVRPSREVWADGTGEDSRRELYSPLCWPPQIEIELGMKCWYHSVFACPILRQQTSDSNPPIKLICGHVISRDALNKLINGGKLKCPYCPMEQNPADGKRIIF encoded by the exons CCCTCCAGGGGACCCCACTCTCAGCCACCCTCTCCCTGGTGATGTCCCAGTGCTGCCGGAAGATCAAAGACACCGTGCAGAAACTGGCTTCGGACCACAAGGACATTCACAGCAGTGTCTCTCGAGTGGGCAAAGCCATTGACAGG AACTTTGACTCTGAGATTTGCGGTGTGGTCTCCGACGCAGTGTGGGACTCgcgggagaagcagcagcagatcCTGCAGATGGCCATCGTGGAGCACCTGTACCAGCAGGGCATGCTCAGCGTCGCTGAGGAGCTGTGCCAG GACTGCTCTCTCCCCCTACAGGAATCAACACTGAATGTGGACTTGGATTTCAAGCAGCCTTTCCTGGAGTTGAATCGAATCCTGGAAGCTCTGCATGAACAAGACCTGGGGCCAGCATTAGA ATGGGCCGTCTCCCACAGGCAGCGCCTGCTTGAGCTCAACAGCTCCCTGGAGTTCAAGTTGCACCGACTGCACTTCATCCGCCTCTTGGCAGGTGGTCCTGAGAAGCAGCTGGAAGCCCTCAGCTACGCCCGGCATTTCCAGCCCTTTGCTCGGCTGCACCAGCGGG AGATCCAGGTGATGATGGGCAGTCTGGTGTACCTGCGGCTGGGCTTGGAGAAGTCGCCCTACTGCCACCTCCTGGACAACAGCCATTGGGCCGAGATCTGTGAGACCTTTACCCGGGATGCTTGTTCCCTGCTGGGGCTTTCTGTGGAGTCGCCCCTCAGCGTCAG AACCCTGCCCCGAGTTCCAGACCGATGGCAGTGTGCTGGTCTTCTGTCTGCCTGCTGGGCTCTTGGTCTGGCCGCTCCAGCCCCTGCTTTGTTCTGCAGCTTTGCCTCTGGCTGTGTGGCGCTGCCCGTGCTGATGAACATCAAAGCTGTGATCGAGCAGAGGCAGTGCACTGGGGTCTGGAGTCACAAGGACGAGTTACCGGTGAGGCCTAGCAGGGAGGTGTGGGCAGACGGCACCGGGGAGGACAGCAGGAGAGAACTGTACTCACCCCTCTGCTGGCCTCCCCAGATTGAGATCGAACTAGGGATGAAGTGCTGGTACCACTCAGTGTTTGCGTGCCCCATCCTCCGCCAGCAGACGTCGGATTCTAACCCTCCCATCAAGCTCATCTGTGGTCACGTTATCTCCCGAGATGCACTCAACAAGCTCATTAATGGAGGAAA gcTAAAGTGTCCCTACTGTCCCATGGAGCAGAACCCAGCAGATGGGAAACGCATCATATTCTGA
- the NHP2 gene encoding H/ACA ribonucleoprotein complex subunit 2 produces the protein MTKIKADPDGPEAQAEACCGERTYHELLVNLNPIAQPLASRRLTRKLYKCIKKAVKQKQIRRGVKEVQKFINKGEKGIMVLAGDTLPIEVYCHLPVMCEDRNLPYVYIPSKTDLGAAAGSKRPTCVIMVKPHEEYQEAYDECLEEVHALPPPM, from the exons ATGACCAAAATAAAGGCCGATCCGGACGGGCCGGAGGCTCAGGCGGAGGCGTGCTGCGGGGAGCGCACCTACCACGAGCTGCTGGTGAATCTGAACCCCATCGCGCAGCCCCTGGCTTCTCGCCGGCTCACGCGGAAGCTCTACAAATGCATCAAGAAAG CCGTGAAGCAGAAACAGATTCGACGCGGGGTGAAGGAGGTTCAGAAATTCATCAATAAGGGCGAGAAAGG GATCATGGTTTTGGCAGGAGACACGCTGCCCATTGAGGTGTACTGCCATCTCCCGGTGATGTGTGAGGACCGGAACTTGCCCTACGTCTATATCCCCTCTAAGACG GACCTGGGTGCAGCCGCCGGCTCCAAGCGCCCCACCTGTGTGATAATGGTCAAGCCCCACGAGGAATACCAGGAGGCCTATGACGAATGCCTGGAGGAGGTGcatgccctgcccccacccatgTGA